One stretch of Streptomyces agglomeratus DNA includes these proteins:
- a CDS encoding YibE/F family protein — protein sequence MTSPQPTPEFHGHTHSHGPAAPVSKHLRKVIAAVLIPFATAVLVGLVVLWPGGAPEHERTGVGFDRQTVSGKVTDVQQVDCKDVNAAQVPPTGDTSTPSGREAQQGTCEKATIEVTSGKDKGREFTEIVQPDAPRQLNEGQGVVVAYAPDAPRDLQYSVTDVDRGVPMALLAGIFALAVVAVGRMKGVMALIALAASFAVLTLFILPAILQGSNPLVVAVVGASAIMLIALYACHGLTARTSVAVVGTLISLLLIGLLGSLFIDWAYLSGNTDDNTGLIHGLYPDIDMSGLLLAGIIIGSLGVLDDVTVTQTSAVWELHQADPEMGPRALYRAGIRIGRDHIASVVNTLVLAYAGAALPLLLLFSIAQSSVGTVANSELVAEEIVRTLVGSIGLVASVPVTTALAALVVSADRPAPEGAGTPAPARTGALGGGGRGRRRKR from the coding sequence GTGACGTCCCCACAGCCAACGCCCGAATTCCACGGCCACACCCACAGCCACGGGCCCGCCGCGCCCGTCTCCAAGCACCTGCGCAAGGTCATCGCGGCGGTGCTGATCCCCTTCGCCACCGCCGTCCTCGTCGGCCTCGTCGTGCTCTGGCCCGGCGGCGCCCCCGAACACGAGCGCACCGGTGTCGGATTCGACCGGCAGACCGTGTCCGGCAAGGTCACGGACGTACAGCAGGTCGACTGCAAGGATGTGAACGCCGCCCAGGTCCCACCGACCGGCGACACCTCCACGCCGTCCGGCCGCGAGGCCCAGCAGGGCACCTGCGAGAAGGCGACGATCGAGGTGACGTCCGGCAAGGACAAGGGCCGCGAGTTCACCGAGATCGTCCAGCCCGACGCCCCGAGACAGCTCAACGAGGGACAGGGCGTGGTCGTGGCGTACGCACCCGACGCGCCCCGCGACCTCCAGTACTCGGTGACGGACGTGGACCGGGGCGTCCCGATGGCGCTGCTCGCCGGGATCTTCGCGCTCGCCGTGGTCGCGGTCGGACGGATGAAGGGCGTGATGGCGCTGATCGCGCTCGCCGCGTCCTTCGCGGTCCTGACGCTGTTCATCCTCCCCGCGATCCTCCAGGGCTCGAATCCGCTGGTCGTCGCGGTCGTCGGGGCGAGCGCCATCATGCTCATCGCGCTCTACGCCTGCCACGGCCTGACCGCCCGCACGTCCGTCGCCGTCGTCGGCACGCTCATCTCGCTGCTGCTGATCGGGCTGCTCGGCTCGCTGTTCATCGACTGGGCCTATCTGAGCGGCAACACGGACGACAACACCGGGCTCATCCACGGCCTCTACCCGGACATCGACATGAGCGGCCTGCTGCTCGCCGGCATCATCATCGGCTCGCTCGGTGTGCTCGACGACGTGACGGTCACCCAGACGTCGGCGGTCTGGGAACTCCACCAGGCGGACCCGGAGATGGGCCCGCGCGCCCTCTACCGGGCCGGTATCCGCATCGGCCGCGACCACATCGCGTCCGTCGTCAACACGCTGGTCCTCGCGTACGCGGGCGCCGCGCTGCCGCTGCTGCTGCTCTTCTCGATCGCGCAGAGCAGCGTCGGTACGGTCGCCAACAGCGAGCTGGTGGCGGAGGAGATCGTACGGACCCTGGTCGGCTCGATCGGTCTGGTCGCCTCGGTGCCGGTGACGACCGCGCTCGCGGCGCTGGTCGTTTCGGCCGACCGGCCGGCGCCGGAGGGAGCCGGCACGCCCGCACCCGCCCGCACGGGCGCGCTCGGGGGAGGCGGCAGGGGCCGGCGCCGCAAGCGCTGA
- the thiC gene encoding phosphomethylpyrimidine synthase ThiC, with amino-acid sequence MTTADAHTPATSQDGRKPGWHKGYVTGPEGTRADLRVPVRQVHLTNGKDVRLYDTSGPYTDPTIETDVRRGLAPLRENWIIGRGDTEEYAGRPVRPEDDGIKHTSPRGGLKNLDAVFPGRPRQPRRGRDGQAVTQLAYARRGDITPEMEFVAIRENVAPEVVREEIAAGRAVLPANVNHPEIEPMIIGKRFLVKVNANIGNSAVTSSIEEEVDKMTWATKWGADTVMDLSTGRNIHTTREWVLRNSPVPIGTVPLYQALEKVDGRAEELTWEIYKDTVIEQAEQGVDYMTVHAGVRLPYVPLTARRKTGIVSRGGSIMAAWCLAHHKESFLYENFEELCDILAAYDVTYSLGDGLRPGSIADANDEAQFAELRTLGELNTIAKRHNVQTMIEGPGHVPMHKIKENIDLQQEICEEAPFYTLGPLTTDVAPAYDHITSGIGAAMIAWWGTAMLCYVTPKEHLGLPNRDDVKTGVITYKIAAHAADLAKGHPGAQEWDDALSDARFEFRWEDQFNLALDPDTARSFHDETLPAEPAKTAHFCSMCGPKFCSMKISQDIRREHGGTQDEIEAGMAEKSKEFAAAGNRVYLPIAD; translated from the coding sequence ATGACCACAGCGGATGCACACACGCCTGCCACCAGCCAGGACGGCCGCAAGCCGGGCTGGCACAAGGGGTACGTCACGGGGCCCGAGGGCACCCGTGCGGACCTGCGCGTGCCGGTCCGGCAGGTGCACCTCACCAACGGGAAGGACGTGAGGCTGTACGACACGTCCGGCCCGTACACCGACCCCACCATCGAGACGGACGTACGCCGCGGACTCGCGCCCCTGCGCGAGAACTGGATCATCGGGCGCGGCGACACCGAGGAGTACGCGGGCCGCCCGGTCCGTCCCGAGGACGACGGGATCAAGCACACGTCGCCGCGCGGCGGCCTCAAGAACCTCGACGCGGTCTTCCCGGGCCGCCCGCGCCAGCCCCGCCGGGGCCGCGACGGACAGGCGGTCACGCAGCTCGCGTACGCCCGTCGCGGGGACATCACGCCCGAGATGGAGTTCGTGGCGATCCGCGAGAACGTGGCGCCCGAGGTCGTGCGCGAGGAGATCGCGGCGGGCCGCGCGGTGCTGCCGGCGAACGTCAACCACCCGGAGATCGAGCCGATGATCATCGGTAAGCGGTTCCTGGTGAAGGTCAACGCCAACATCGGCAACTCGGCGGTCACTTCCTCCATCGAGGAGGAGGTGGACAAGATGACTTGGGCGACCAAGTGGGGCGCCGACACGGTCATGGACCTGTCGACCGGCCGCAACATCCACACCACGCGCGAGTGGGTGCTGCGCAACTCCCCCGTCCCGATCGGCACCGTCCCGCTCTACCAGGCCCTCGAAAAGGTCGACGGCCGGGCGGAGGAGCTGACCTGGGAGATCTACAAGGACACGGTCATCGAGCAGGCCGAGCAGGGCGTCGACTACATGACGGTCCACGCCGGCGTGCGCCTGCCGTACGTGCCGCTGACCGCCCGCCGCAAGACCGGCATCGTCTCGCGCGGTGGCTCGATCATGGCGGCGTGGTGCCTGGCGCACCACAAGGAGTCGTTCCTGTACGAGAACTTCGAGGAGCTCTGCGACATCCTCGCCGCGTACGACGTGACGTACTCGCTCGGTGACGGCCTGCGGCCCGGATCGATCGCGGACGCCAACGACGAGGCGCAGTTCGCCGAGCTGAGGACCCTCGGGGAACTCAACACGATCGCCAAGCGTCACAACGTACAGACCATGATCGAGGGCCCGGGGCACGTCCCGATGCACAAGATCAAGGAGAACATCGACCTCCAGCAGGAGATCTGCGAGGAGGCGCCGTTCTACACGCTCGGCCCGCTCACCACGGACGTGGCCCCGGCGTACGACCACATCACGTCCGGCATCGGCGCGGCGATGATCGCGTGGTGGGGCACGGCGATGCTCTGCTACGTCACGCCCAAGGAGCACCTGGGCCTGCCCAACCGGGACGACGTGAAGACCGGCGTCATCACGTACAAGATCGCGGCCCACGCGGCGGACCTGGCGAAGGGCCACCCGGGGGCGCAGGAGTGGGACGACGCGCTGTCGGACGCCCGCTTCGAGTTCCGCTGGGAGGACCAGTTCAACCTGGCCCTGGACCCGGACACGGCGCGCTCGTTCCACGACGAGACGCTCCCCGCCGAGCCGGCGAAGACGGCCCACTTCTGCTCCATGTGCGGTCCGAAGTTCTGCTCGATGAAGATCAGCCAGGACATCCGGCGTGAGCACGGTGGTACGCAGGACGAGATCGAGGCGGGCATGGCGGAGAAGTCGAAGGAGTTCGCCGCCGCCGGAAACCGCGTCTACCTGCCGATCGCCGACTGA
- a CDS encoding metallophosphoesterase has product MVEGSMTQGAGQGPAVRTATLRDFRVPPYAQAPDPAHTNAYGNNYASPYGSAYAVDEEPEGYTPTQRDLPVISRGGPGDTLQVAVEPAPEPKPAAGEGLGPLFVVGDVHGYLDELYAALAAQGLIDAEGHWAAGNARLWFLGDFTDRGPDGIGVIDLVMRLSAEAAAAGGYCKALMGNHELLLIGAKRFGDTPVNSGAGTATFQAAWLLNGGQKADMDRLQDVHLQWMSRLDAVALEDAHLLTHSDTTAYLDYGSTIEDVNDTVHAILTRNDADECWDVFRKLTKRFAFRDEGGAQAVRELLEAYGGERIVHGHSPIPYLLGEVGNESADDGDDNSGPVVEGPHVYADGLAIAMDGGVTMAGKLLVVQLPLHG; this is encoded by the coding sequence GTGGTGGAGGGGTCGATGACTCAGGGGGCCGGTCAGGGACCCGCGGTGCGGACGGCGACATTGCGGGACTTCCGCGTACCTCCGTACGCCCAGGCCCCCGATCCCGCGCACACGAACGCATACGGCAACAACTACGCGAGCCCCTACGGGAGCGCCTACGCCGTCGACGAGGAGCCGGAGGGGTACACGCCCACACAGCGCGACCTCCCGGTGATCAGCCGCGGCGGTCCGGGCGACACGCTCCAGGTCGCCGTGGAGCCGGCGCCCGAGCCGAAGCCCGCCGCCGGCGAGGGCCTCGGCCCGCTGTTCGTCGTCGGTGACGTGCACGGCTACCTCGACGAGCTGTACGCCGCCCTCGCCGCCCAGGGGCTCATCGACGCCGAGGGCCACTGGGCGGCGGGCAACGCCCGGCTCTGGTTCCTCGGCGACTTCACCGACCGCGGCCCGGACGGCATCGGCGTCATCGACCTCGTGATGCGGCTGTCCGCCGAGGCCGCGGCCGCCGGCGGCTACTGCAAGGCCCTGATGGGCAACCACGAGCTGCTGCTCATCGGCGCCAAGCGGTTCGGCGACACACCCGTCAACTCCGGTGCGGGCACCGCCACTTTCCAGGCCGCCTGGCTGCTCAACGGCGGCCAGAAGGCCGACATGGACCGGCTCCAGGACGTACACCTCCAGTGGATGTCCCGGCTCGACGCGGTGGCTCTGGAGGACGCGCATCTGCTGACGCACTCCGACACGACGGCCTACCTCGACTACGGCAGCACCATCGAGGACGTGAACGACACAGTCCACGCCATTCTCACGCGCAATGACGCCGACGAGTGCTGGGACGTCTTCCGCAAGCTCACCAAGCGTTTCGCCTTCCGCGACGAGGGCGGGGCCCAAGCGGTGCGCGAGCTCCTCGAAGCGTACGGCGGCGAACGCATCGTCCATGGTCACAGCCCCATTCCCTATTTGCTGGGCGAAGTGGGCAATGAGAGCGCGGACGACGGTGACGACAATTCCGGGCCGGTCGTGGAAGGCCCGCACGTGTACGCCGACGGCCTCGCCATCGCCATGGACGGCGGCGTGACCATGGCCGGAAAGCTGCTGGTGGTCCAACTCCCCCTGCATGGCTGA
- a CDS encoding LacI family DNA-binding transcriptional regulator yields MTAAGKHQVSRTETPRRSTRPGRAGIRDVAAAAGVSITTVSDALNGKGRLPDATRSHVREVAERLGYRPSAAARTLRTGKSGLIGLTVTTYGDEPFTFTEFAYFAEMARAATSAALARGYALVILPATSRHDVWSNVALDGTVVIDPSDQDAVVTELVRQGLPVVSDGRPAGTLPVTAWVDNDHEAAVLDLLDHLADAGARRIGLLTGNTTDTYTRLSTDAYLRWCERVGQDPVYESYPAHDPCAGAVAADRLLARPDRPDAVYGLFDPNGTDLLAAARRYGLRVPEDLLLVCCSESTVYAATDPPITTLSLKPRRIGTAVVQLLIDAIEGINTDSPVEQVIPTELIVRTSSQRRPPRTTVSPPRSPAGD; encoded by the coding sequence ATGACAGCAGCAGGGAAGCATCAGGTGAGCCGGACGGAAACCCCCCGGCGGAGCACCAGGCCAGGACGAGCAGGCATTCGGGACGTCGCCGCCGCAGCCGGTGTCTCCATCACGACGGTCTCCGACGCGCTCAACGGCAAGGGCCGGCTCCCGGACGCCACCCGCAGCCATGTTCGCGAGGTCGCCGAGAGACTGGGCTACCGCCCGTCCGCGGCCGCCAGAACCCTCCGTACCGGCAAGTCGGGCCTCATCGGCCTGACCGTGACCACCTACGGGGATGAACCTTTCACCTTCACCGAATTCGCGTACTTCGCCGAGATGGCGCGAGCGGCGACCTCCGCCGCACTCGCCCGCGGGTACGCCCTAGTCATCCTCCCCGCCACCTCCCGGCACGACGTCTGGTCGAACGTCGCCCTCGACGGCACCGTCGTCATCGACCCGTCCGACCAGGACGCGGTCGTCACCGAGCTCGTACGCCAGGGCCTTCCCGTCGTCTCCGACGGCCGGCCTGCCGGCACCCTGCCCGTGACCGCCTGGGTCGACAACGACCACGAAGCAGCCGTCCTCGACCTGCTCGACCACCTCGCCGACGCCGGAGCCCGCCGCATCGGACTGCTCACCGGCAACACCACCGACACCTACACCCGCCTGTCCACCGACGCGTACCTGCGCTGGTGCGAGCGCGTCGGGCAGGACCCCGTCTACGAGTCCTACCCGGCCCACGACCCCTGCGCGGGCGCCGTGGCCGCCGACCGGCTGCTCGCCCGTCCCGACCGGCCCGACGCCGTGTACGGGCTCTTCGACCCCAACGGCACCGACCTCCTCGCGGCGGCCCGCCGCTACGGACTGCGCGTACCGGAGGACCTGCTGCTCGTCTGTTGCAGCGAATCCACCGTGTACGCCGCCACCGACCCGCCCATCACCACGCTGTCCCTCAAACCGCGCCGCATCGGCACGGCGGTGGTCCAGCTCCTCATCGACGCCATCGAAGGCATCAATACTGACAGTCCCGTCGAACAGGTGATACCTACCGAACTCATCGTCCGGACGTCCTCACAGCGCCGGCCGCCACGCACCACGGTGAGCCCGCCGCGCTCACCTGCCGGGGACTGA
- the hisC gene encoding histidinol-phosphate transaminase, with protein MSETSPKLRAVLEGIPTYKPGKPAAAGGPVAYKLSSNENPYPPLPGVLEDVIAAAGNFNRYPDMACTGLMNELANRFGVPVSHIATGTGSVGVAQSLLQATSGPGDEVIYAWRSFEAYPIITRISGATAVEVPLTDGDVHDLDAMAAAITERTRLIFVCNPNNPTGTAVRRAELERFLDRVPSDVLVVLDEAYREFVRDEDVPDGIELYRDRPNVAVLRTFSKAYGLAGLRVGFAVAHEPVAAALRKTAVPFGVSQLAQDAAVASLRAEDELLGRVGSLVCERKRVYEALVEQGWNVPDTQANFVWMRLGERTADFAAACEKAGVVVRPFAGEGLRVTIGEDEANDIFLHTAEAFFKEL; from the coding sequence GTGAGCGAGACGAGTCCCAAGCTGCGCGCGGTGCTGGAAGGCATCCCCACCTACAAGCCGGGGAAGCCTGCCGCTGCCGGGGGACCGGTGGCGTACAAGCTGTCCTCCAACGAGAACCCGTATCCGCCGCTGCCCGGCGTGCTGGAAGACGTGATCGCCGCCGCCGGTAATTTCAACCGTTACCCGGACATGGCCTGTACCGGCCTGATGAACGAACTGGCGAACCGGTTCGGCGTGCCCGTGTCGCACATCGCGACCGGTACCGGGTCCGTCGGGGTGGCGCAGTCGCTGCTCCAGGCGACCTCGGGGCCGGGCGACGAGGTGATCTACGCCTGGCGGTCGTTCGAGGCGTACCCGATCATCACGCGGATCAGCGGCGCCACGGCGGTGGAGGTGCCGCTGACCGACGGCGACGTGCACGACCTGGACGCGATGGCCGCCGCCATCACCGAGCGGACCCGGCTGATCTTCGTCTGCAACCCCAACAACCCGACCGGCACGGCGGTGCGCAGGGCCGAGCTGGAGCGGTTCCTGGACCGGGTGCCCTCGGACGTGCTGGTGGTGCTGGACGAGGCGTACCGGGAGTTCGTGCGCGACGAGGACGTGCCGGACGGCATCGAGCTCTACCGCGACCGCCCCAACGTGGCGGTGCTGCGTACCTTCTCCAAGGCGTACGGACTGGCCGGGCTGCGGGTCGGCTTCGCCGTCGCGCACGAGCCGGTGGCGGCCGCGCTGCGCAAGACGGCGGTGCCGTTCGGTGTGAGCCAGCTGGCGCAGGACGCGGCGGTCGCCTCGCTGCGGGCCGAGGACGAGCTGCTCGGCCGGGTCGGTTCGCTGGTCTGCGAGCGCAAGCGGGTGTACGAGGCGCTGGTCGAGCAGGGCTGGAACGTACCGGACACCCAGGCGAACTTCGTCTGGATGCGGCTGGGCGAGCGTACGGCCGACTTCGCGGCGGCCTGTGAGAAGGCCGGCGTCGTCGTCAGGCCGTTCGCCGGCGAGGGGCTGCGCGTGACGATCGGGGAGGACGAGGCGAACGACATCTTCCTGCACACGGCGGAGGCGTTCTTCAAGGAGCTGTAG
- a CDS encoding cytochrome ubiquinol oxidase subunit I, whose product MDLALAPETLARWQFGITTVYHFLFVPLTISLAALTAGLETAWVRTQKEKYLRATKFWGKLFLINIAMGVVTGIVQEFQFGMNWSDYSRFVGDVFGAPLAFEALIAFFFESTFIGLWIFGWDKLPKKIHLACIWMVSIGTVLSAYFILAANSWMQHPVGYRINEERGRAELTDFWRVLTQDTALTQFFHTITAAFLVGGAFMVGIAAFHLARKKHVPVMRTSLRLGLITVVIAGMLTAVSGDLLGKVMFKQQPMKMAAAEALWDGEAPAPFSIFAYGDVDAGHNKVAVEIPGLLSFLANDDFSSYVPGINDVNKAEQEKFGPGDYRPNIPVAYWGFRWMIGFGMASFSLGMLGLWLTRKKFMLPAALRTGDDEVPNLVLFKNKTLSPKFARWYWIVALWTMGFPLIASSWGWIFTEMGRQPWVVYGVLRTSDAVSPGVSQGEVIASMTVFTLLYAILAVIEVKLLVKYVKAGPPELTESDLNPPTKIGGDHADADRPMAFSY is encoded by the coding sequence GTGGACCTAGCTCTGGCGCCGGAGACTCTCGCGCGATGGCAGTTCGGCATCACCACCGTCTACCACTTCCTTTTTGTTCCCCTGACGATCTCGCTCGCCGCGCTCACCGCGGGACTGGAGACCGCCTGGGTGCGTACGCAGAAGGAGAAGTACCTCAGGGCCACCAAGTTCTGGGGCAAGCTCTTCCTGATCAACATCGCGATGGGTGTCGTCACCGGCATCGTCCAGGAGTTCCAGTTCGGCATGAACTGGTCCGACTACTCGCGGTTCGTGGGTGACGTCTTCGGGGCGCCGCTGGCCTTCGAGGCGCTGATCGCCTTCTTCTTCGAATCCACCTTCATCGGGCTGTGGATCTTCGGCTGGGACAAGCTGCCGAAGAAGATCCACCTGGCCTGCATATGGATGGTCTCGATCGGCACGGTCCTGTCCGCGTACTTCATCCTGGCGGCCAACTCCTGGATGCAGCACCCGGTCGGCTACCGCATCAACGAGGAGCGCGGGCGCGCCGAGCTCACTGACTTCTGGCGCGTGCTCACCCAGGACACCGCGCTCACCCAGTTCTTCCACACCATCACGGCGGCGTTCCTCGTGGGCGGCGCGTTCATGGTCGGCATCGCCGCCTTCCACCTGGCGCGCAAGAAGCACGTCCCGGTAATGCGCACCTCGCTGCGGCTCGGGCTGATCACCGTCGTGATCGCCGGAATGCTCACCGCCGTTAGCGGCGACCTGCTCGGCAAGGTCATGTTCAAGCAGCAGCCGATGAAGATGGCCGCCGCGGAAGCGCTGTGGGACGGCGAGGCGCCGGCGCCGTTCTCGATCTTCGCGTACGGAGACGTCGACGCGGGGCACAACAAGGTCGCCGTCGAGATCCCCGGACTGCTGTCCTTCCTCGCCAACGACGACTTCTCCTCGTACGTCCCCGGCATCAACGACGTCAACAAGGCCGAGCAGGAGAAGTTCGGGCCCGGCGACTACCGGCCCAACATCCCCGTCGCGTACTGGGGCTTCCGCTGGATGATCGGCTTCGGCATGGCGTCCTTCTCGCTCGGCATGCTCGGACTGTGGCTGACGCGCAAGAAGTTCATGCTGCCGGCGGCGCTGCGGACCGGTGACGACGAAGTGCCGAATCTGGTGCTCTTCAAGAACAAGACGCTCAGCCCCAAGTTCGCCCGGTGGTACTGGATCGTCGCGCTGTGGACGATGGGCTTCCCGCTGATCGCCAGCTCGTGGGGCTGGATCTTCACCGAGATGGGCCGTCAGCCCTGGGTCGTGTACGGCGTGCTGCGCACCAGCGACGCGGTCTCCCCCGGCGTCTCGCAGGGCGAGGTGATCGCCTCGATGACCGTCTTCACGCTCCTCTACGCGATCCTCGCCGTCATCGAGGTCAAGCTCCTCGTGAAGTACGTCAAGGCCGGACCGCCCGAACTCACGGAGTCCGACCTCAACCCGCCCACCAAGATCGGCGGCGACCACGCGGACGCCGACCGGCCGATGGCCTTCTCGTACTGA